The following proteins are co-located in the Acinetobacter sp. NCu2D-2 genome:
- a CDS encoding ABC-three component system middle component 5: MLIYHPAFDASHCVYRILKIFEKIENDNAIEIERVKIIDFYMVFPKKIQQIRLTRSKKLSQVKKSVKLLDDTYRQCNSPFLIFQKMNMIQDKVLITLVKNEILTFCNENKLYKKGGRFPQNSSNIQLFENYLSPDDEKELTDFLYFTPVDGKDGLKSRTNLMEYRYDK; encoded by the coding sequence ATGCTAATTTATCATCCTGCCTTTGATGCAAGCCATTGTGTCTATAGAATTTTGAAAATTTTTGAAAAAATTGAAAACGATAATGCAATTGAAATAGAACGAGTTAAAATTATCGATTTTTATATGGTCTTTCCAAAAAAAATCCAACAAATACGTTTAACTCGCTCTAAAAAGCTTTCGCAAGTCAAAAAATCTGTGAAACTATTAGATGATACTTATCGGCAGTGTAATTCACCCTTTTTGATCTTTCAAAAGATGAATATGATCCAAGATAAAGTTCTCATTACATTAGTTAAAAATGAAATATTAACATTCTGTAATGAAAATAAATTATATAAAAAAGGTGGGCGATTTCCTCAGAATTCTTCAAATATCCAACTATTTGAAAATTATTTATCACCTGATGATGAAAAAGAATTAACGGATTTCCTGTATTTCACACCAGTAGATGGAAAAGATGGATTAAAAAGCCGTACGAATTTAATGGAATATAGATATGACAAATAG
- a CDS encoding ABC-three component system protein: protein MNIQKDISTDGGDLAGRDIDKRQYHYNFESNENTLLLMPYLEIVKKIEQGLTVDIEEQIDDILHYSGVIREDARGLEKKLEDSGRSYLIRQALRYKLKASRLITQHQDSLAFQYLVGRVLARIEVTFNNLIKPLILANEPIAVVETAIHKEVIIPIEKLLVGTPLGSHSECVQHLLYFLAGNCHISWDKEC, encoded by the coding sequence TTGAATATTCAGAAAGATATCAGCACTGATGGTGGTGATTTAGCAGGTAGAGACATTGATAAGCGCCAATATCACTATAACTTTGAAAGCAATGAAAATACGCTGTTACTAATGCCTTACCTTGAGATTGTGAAAAAAATTGAACAAGGACTTACTGTTGATATCGAAGAACAAATCGATGACATCCTTCATTATTCTGGCGTAATTCGAGAGGATGCTAGAGGATTAGAAAAAAAACTCGAAGATTCAGGTAGAAGCTATTTGATTAGACAAGCACTAAGATACAAACTTAAGGCTAGTAGATTAATCACCCAACATCAAGATAGCTTAGCCTTCCAATATTTGGTTGGCCGGGTATTAGCCCGTATTGAGGTCACATTTAATAATCTTATTAAACCTCTTATTCTAGCTAATGAACCAATAGCTGTTGTCGAAACAGCAATCCACAAAGAAGTAATTATTCCCATTGAAAAACTTCTTGTTGGTACCCCTCTAGGCAGTCATAGCGAGTGTGTACAACATCTATTATATTTTCTAGCTGGAAACTGTCATATATCTTGGGATAAAGAATGCTAA